One Nakamurella alba genomic window, GGACCTGCGGGACGAGGACGGCGTACCGCTCGGCAGCGGACAGCTGCTGGCCGACAAGCACTGTCGGGCGATCCGCGCCGACGGAACGGTCCACCCGCGTCGCTACCTGCTGGGGCCGTCGGTGTCCGGATCCGCGGGTTCGGCCGGCTTCGCCCGGCCCGGGTACAACAGCCCCGGTTTCCGGCAGAACGATGCCGTGGCCAGGGAGCTGCTCGGTGCGCTCCGGACACCGGAGGCGCCGGTCCGGTCCCGGGTCCCTGCGCTCGCGCGGCAGTCCGGATCCTGAGGGCTCGCCGGCGCGGGCTCAGCGTTCCGGCGGGCGGAAGGCCGCGAAGGGGTCGGTCACCCGCAGATCGGAGATCGTGAAGCGGTGCAGCGCAGCAGGTCTGCCGCCGGACGGGCCCGGTGCGGCTGTCGTGCCGGTGGGCGCGAGCATGCCGCGCCGGGTGAGCACCCGCTGCAGGTTGGTCGGGTCCACATCGTGCCCGAGGGCCGCGGAGTAGATGCGGCGCAGCTCGGCGACGGTGAACTCGGCCGGCGCCAGGGCGAAGGCGATGTTGGTATAGGAGAGCTTGGCGCGCAGCCGGTCCGCCGCCCGGCCGACGATCGCTCCGTGGTCCAGCGCGGTGTCCGGCAGCCGGGACACCGGGTGCCAGGCGGTGTCCGGCGGCAGCACCGGGTCGGCGTCCAGCGGGACCAGGCCGAGGAAGCCGGTGGCCACCACCCGGGCGTCCGGCACCCGGTCCGGGTCGGAGAACACGCCGATCTGCTCGAGATGGGCGACCCGGGTGAGATCGACCTTGGCCGCCAGCTGCCGGGCGGCGGAGGAGTCGACGTCC contains:
- a CDS encoding NUDIX hydrolase: MPHRSRSSSGGHPADTSVEVLAAVFTVRAPVAAPGGVPEVHVLLWQRALDPDAGRWALPGGTVLPDEDVDSSAARQLAAKVDLTRVAHLEQIGVFSDPDRVPDARVVATGFLGLVPLDADPVLPPDTAWHPVSRLPDTALDHGAIVGRAADRLRAKLSYTNIAFALAPAEFTVAELRRIYSAALGHDVDPTNLQRVLTRRGMLAPTGTTAAPGPSGGRPAALHRFTISDLRVTDPFAAFRPPER